AGCTCGACGGTAGCCTATCGAGAAGTCAGATTGACGTTCACCTCTCCCGTTCCCTTCACCCCTCTGAGGGCGTTTTCGACCTTTCTGGCACAGGCGGCACATGTCATGCCTCCGATGGGAAGCGTGACTCTTTTATCTCCCATGAGAATCATCCTCCTTACTGCTTTACCCCCCTAGGGTATATTGTAGCATA
Above is a genomic segment from Candidatus Poribacteria bacterium containing:
- a CDS encoding heavy-metal-associated domain-containing protein, which translates into the protein MGDKRVTLPIGGMTCAACARKVENALRGVKGTGEVNVNLTSR